ACAGGGAgtgaaacttttcccattctcGAATCCTCGGCACTGGCTTTACCCCCAAAAATTTCGGGACCACTCCGGGATACGGataatcaattaaaaatgtgGACAACGGTCTCCGCTCGCCGGTTTGTTGACGGCGTCGGCGACAGTCCCggtaaatgttgttgattATTTCCGTGAAAGAGTTTGTTGTTGCCCGTTTTGCTGGCCGTGTGTAGTACACAGAGCCCCAGCGAGCGACtaacgttgtcgtcgtcctgttgGTGACTCGTAATTGCTTCaattgaaggaaaaacacGCGCACCACGGCCTCGGACTCGGGGATCGAAGCCCCAAACTCGCTGTGTTCACGTCCGTGTCAACGGCGCAGGTCACGTTCATGTTGTCTCCCTTGTGTAAAGCATACAAAAAATCGGTGGGGAGGATGCTGTTTGTCCTATCGCGCGAACACAGCCACACAATGTTTATCGTTatcttgctggctggctggctggctggctggctggtaggtAGGATCGATGGATCAATTGGAGGACTCTCCGAGGCCGAATGGGTGGAGCCTGTCGATGGCTTCACGGGGAGGTGGCTCGCTGTTTCATAACACTCACCGGAGCAGTCATGGAAACAGTTTTGCTGTAGTACCAGCAacgaacagaaacacacacacacacgcactgttCGGTCGATGGCGAACGAATTGTTGGGAATTCGTGACAGAAACTTGAGTTTTTTTGCAAGCTTTGTTGATATTAAAGTTGGAGTAGCATAAATTTTCCTTAAATATTGAATCGAATCTAATGTTATTCATATAACAAATCGTAACTTAAATAAcattttatataaaataatGATACGTTCAATAGAAGTTCACTTCAATCGACTGCTGTTGACATGCCAATACCACcacactcgatcgatcgatcctctCAGGTCCTCGAGTGTTCCGACACTCGACACAGGATATTTATCCCATCCGGGAAGAGGGTTCCGGGGCCATGGCCACCACAAAGCTGCATGTACTGCAGACCGCAGAGCGCAGAGCACAGAGCGTTCAGAGAAACTGCTCGTTAGGCAGAAATTTTGTGCCAGAAGCGGCTACGTGACCTAGTCGCGAACCGGCGTCACCGGCGTGGTTTAATGAGGAACCGATACCCGGTCCCGGGACGGTTCCGAGCCCGGTTCCACTTTCCTCCACGCTCCACGCTTCCATCCATCGCGGTGGCGATGggcgttgttgatgttgctgcacaATGTTAGCACAAACGTTTCCTAACAGTCTGACAACATTTTCCAACAGCGACCACCTCCCCTTTCGCACACTTTCTCCCTCGTGCTTCACGCTCCTCGGTTCCATTTGCTAGGTCCCAGCTGGTCCTAGGTGATGGCGGGTGGATTCAGTTTTAATGGTCTCGGGCAAGTCAGCAGATTTGTAGCAGTCCAACCACCGGCGTgcaaggaagaggaggaagagtggAAGGGAATcataaaagcaaaagaaacgaCATCCCGGGAtgccactcgtcgtcgtcgttgtcttcgtcgtcgttgtcgccgtcgtcgttgtagccGAGGATTTGTTGGTCGTTTGTCAACGTGACTTACGGGGAACGGGCCGTTCGAACCGAGGTAGAGGGTGAAGGGGAAGGAGAGGTGAAAGAAAATATGATTGTTATGCTCGATTTCTGCttccccacccacccaccccactccACCTACCCGCTACGTGATGGACGTAATAAGATCACTTGTTAAATAGAGATATTTCACGCCACGACAAATGgttcttgtgcttgtgctgtCGTCACTGATGCTGAAGGATCATCAccatgacaacgacgacgatgaagacgaggacgaggggTTTTTGAATCAATCAATGAGCTCCGGGACTGAATCCGGTGATTACCGGTTTTCGGGGGTGGACGGGCTACTAGCGATACCGATGTCGTTCAGTATGTTGGAATGCAGAGCGTGTGAAAAGGATGCAATAAACACATTAGGACGTATTAGGAACGACAGTTTACCGAGAATGAGGTTCATCAAAGGCAGGGAGGGAGCATAaatcaaccaacaaaacacattGCCATTGGGACCTGCTGAGAGTGAATCGGTTGTCAAGGTAACGGGTGAACAATTGAAACGTTCCCTAGCCTCGGTGTCTGTGCAACTTCGTTTGGTAGTCCTGGAGACGCGGCACccgaacccctttttctgtcGGTTCTTCCCGTTCCTGCTTGGTGTGTTGGTCCTGTGGTGACCAAACAGTGGATGAACAGGTTCTCTGAAATTGATACATTCCCTGAAGCATGCATATCCAATAATGCGTACtcggtgcgtgcgtttgtgtggcAGGAACTGAATAGCCTACTCCCTGAAGTCTATAAAACATTAACAAAGTAAGAAAGAGAGCCGTGGAAGtggatcgtgatcgtgcaaTAAATAACACAAAATGTGCAACTGCAGCGTAGCGGATGCTGCCGAAGGGATCGCTGCCCAAATTATATCGCCTACCGCACCTTATGCAACTCGTCAACCTCGTCTGTCAGCCTGTCCGCGTGGACTTAAAGCGGTGGTGCAGTGGTTCCTAATTATGACAAGGATTACAAGAGGCGAGCGAACGCGAGATGGGACCGGGATTGCGTCTTATCGGTGTGTAAAAGTCGTCCACATGATTTACGCACAgcattctctctttcacgcTCCCCTTGAATGGCCCTCGCGCAACGGTGCATCAACTTTGctacataaacataaatataGTCAACGACCGCGACCGAGTTTCCCATCGACGGCACAGTCGTCAGCGGGTGTAAAGCCACGAAACCACAATGTCGAAGCcgcgactacgacgacgacaacgacgacgacggggattAGGGTGATGAGTTGGAAAATATTTGGAAAATTTGTTGGTTCAATAGCAGCAAACGATGCGGCTAGCAGCGCTCCTGCGACTTATTGGATGCGCTTGAAAGTAACGGAAGCCAGAACCTCGGTGCGGAAGAAGCACCAGACGACtagcggaacggaaaggagGATTAAGTTGCGGAACCGTTGACAAGGAACATATGTCCTGTCGTTTGTTGGTCGCGCGGCGGTGTGCGTGATTTACGAACTTTACTGCACCGAGTGATCGGAAGCGATACACTTTCCACCGAGGGGCCTGCAGCCGATGATCACTGAAGTAGCGATCTAGTCCCTCTCGTGATTGAAATGCCCCTTAAGCAGAAGGGACCGAGTACTGGCTCGAGCTAATGGGTTCATCTTCGCCGCCTAAATAGCATTAGAAGCTTGGCTGTTAGTGGTgctcttggtgctgctgctgctgcgcggcaGTCGTGTGGCCAAATGGGATCATCGTCGGTAGGTGAATGAGATCCTCTTTTCAAATTATCGGCTAGCGCTGAGCAACGGTGAGCAATCGTGAGCAGAAGAGGATCCCCAGCGGATCTGCTCTGTGTCCATAGGATCATGGGCCTTTCTACCTCGTCTTTATCGTTGCTGCTATATactctctactgctgctgcggctgctgctatacCTCAGCAGgttgaaggaaaagtttttaaatattttgatCTCATTAAAATTAAAGAGCCCAGCTTTGCATGTCCTTCCCAACGTGTCGTAGCCGGTCGGTCGAACGTCACTCTCGTTGCTTCTCATCATCGTTCACTCTTTACCTCTACCGAAGGGATTAGTCTGTTTGTTCTTCATTAAGTTCTTAAGGATAATTCCTTTAACCTTAATTCCAAAAGGGCACCCTGGCAGATTGaaagacgatcgatcgagatcgggCACCCCAAGCCCAAGGCCCACCACAAGGGACGACGGGAACCGTTCTAAGCGATCCTCGgctcgaccagcagcagcagcagcagcagtaaggtAGAAACTcgtatttattattttaagcGCGAGCGTGAACAGAACTCTGTACTCCGCTCTTCAAAAGTGCTTTTCTGCGAGAAAAGGGCAAGTGAAAAAGGGGCAGCCGGGTAGAAGGTTTCAGCTCCTTCTTAAGGTTTCGAAGGTTCACCGGTAGGCTGATAAGGCCGGGCAGTCttgaagaaaacgaagcaaagaTTAGCCTTAAATGGTGAGGAACCGAAGCAGGCAAGTGTAAAGCCAATAGGTCAGACCTCTTGGCTGCAAAGTGCATTTTCACTCGTGCAACACTCGCTTCATCGAATGCTAGATGGGATGAGTGAAGCAGGTTAAGGTGGTTAGAACTCGCCTGGGTCGTCGACTGATCGTTTTGAATGGGTATCTGATTAGAACGGTGGACTGTACGGCGAAAAAGCGATCGATTGATATGCATCTAAAGTGGTGTCTTACGATTCATCAGCGTTGGTTTATGCGTTCGtacttccttttccttcattcATGGCTTCAGTCGGCCTCAAAACTCGTCCTAACTGGTGAGCCGTATCTCATCTTGTTCCTCGAATCACCGAGGAAGACTGaccggcaaacaaacaataatcgCCAAGCAAACATAAGGTCAGCTGATAAAGCGAGACGCACAACTCATCGTCTACCAAGCGATTCTTTCTGGGTTTTTCCCcccaaagcaaagcaaagctcAACGATTGtacggaaaacaaacaaaaatgtaatttatttctATAAAATTCATACCGGGCAGGAGATTAAAATTTCGTCAAAAGACGGCTCTACCACATATCGATCTCGTTGGTGAATTCTTCGCTTTGGAACGTATCAAGATCGGTGATCGGATGATCGGCCAGTCCCTGGGCCATCTTGAGGATCTTCAGcttgtcgatgatggtggccacctcAATTCCAATGCCACCGTTCACCACGTAAAACGCATCAACCATCGTTCGATTCCAGTTGACGGACGGCAGTGCACTGGTTAGCCAGTTGATCGCGAACTCATACAGTTCAGCCGCGTTATAGCGCGTCGGAGTTTCGGCAATCAGGTGCAGCTGCTTCGTTTGGTTCTGGCTGGCACTGCACTCCTGGTTCACCTCGAGTAGGATGTCCTCGAGCAGCTTGATCTCATCGCGCAACGCCTTGTCATCTCCGTTAGACTCACCAATACGTGGCTCCGAAGTGGCGCTGTTACAAGCGATGGCCTCCCCGGTGACGCTGCCCAGCAGAATGCGACTCTCTGTTCGGATGGATGTGCGTGTGAGAATGGTTTCAATCGAACGAAATGTAATGGCCACTGCGGTATGCAAAACCTACCCGAAACGTAGAACTCATTGCTGGACGAAATGCGAGGCTCGCTGTTGGTCTTCTTCAAGATCGCACGGTACGTGACGCGGTCACGGCCCCGGATGATCGCGTTCTCGCTGCGAAGGATAAACTTTCCGTACGAAACCTCCGTCGTGTTGAGGCAGATATCGCAAACCGGACGGATCACTTCCTCGGACGAGGATGCCGTTTCTGGGGCTGCGTCGTTCTTGTTGATGTAGATTTCGATTCCGAACAGCTCGAGATCGGTACGGTACGGGTACCACACCATGACACCCTTTGGATGGTAGATCTCGATGTTCACACCCTTTGGACGGTGGCGACTCTTGGAGCGAGACCTTTTGGCGTCCGTGTGGTCCAAAAGGcagcccagca
The sequence above is a segment of the Anopheles darlingi chromosome 2, idAnoDarlMG_H_01, whole genome shotgun sequence genome. Coding sequences within it:
- the LOC125951561 gene encoding uncharacterized protein LOC125951561, giving the protein MFNRKQSILLATALTLLVLLGCLLDHTDAKRSRSKSRHRPKGVNIEIYHPKGVMVWYPYRTDLELFGIEIYINKNDAAPETASSSEEVIRPVCDICLNTTEVSYGKFILRSENAIIRGRDRVTYRAILKKTNSEPRISSSNEFYVSESRILLGSVTGEAIACNSATSEPRIGESNGDDKALRDEIKLLEDILLEVNQECSASQNQTKQLHLIAETPTRYNAAELYEFAINWLTSALPSVNWNRTMVDAFYVVNGGIGIEVATIIDKLKILKMAQGLADHPITDLDTFQSEEFTNEIDMW